The following coding sequences lie in one Mycoplasma crocodyli MP145 genomic window:
- a CDS encoding RNA polymerase sigma factor: protein MNNNTTPILSLIKKFMKDNKKKSLNQEEVFAFLDSINVFVDEDDADELLEELISKKIIKDEVDAGDEDKVTNDDFDDIPDSIKKKIKNINLDDEDLDAPTNLEDDLFDDEDDLDLIDGEMEDFDVEELMNPDNLKLESEESDEKEDDTDEAAADDEEYQLDEIDDLDLHSLDLQRFADEEVLLEDTQIASGKSLTNKLTETNDIVKWYMRWIGKYGELLKPDEERRLAKLMEKGGFRGKRARDKLIMRNLRLVINNAKKYKNRGLTFIDLISEGNAGILKAVQKYNVEKGFKFSTYATWWIRQAITRAVADQARTIRVPVHMVETINKITKIERELQQELGHEPTDAQIANRFGNEYTEEKVRYIRKINIDPISLDKQIGKENDSSFSDFVKDDSVMTPVDFASQEQLSELLLELINKSLERDERELICKRFGVGVDSEGNKYRVHSLDELAKERGGVSKERVRQIENKILRKLKNSSKNGRHLRDFIKN from the coding sequence ATGAATAACAATACAACACCTATATTATCATTAATTAAAAAATTCATGAAAGACAACAAAAAGAAATCGCTTAATCAAGAGGAAGTTTTTGCCTTTCTAGATTCGATTAATGTTTTTGTTGACGAAGATGATGCTGATGAACTTCTTGAAGAGTTAATTTCAAAAAAAATAATAAAAGATGAAGTTGATGCTGGTGATGAAGATAAAGTTACAAACGATGACTTTGATGATATTCCAGATTCAATTAAGAAAAAAATTAAAAACATAAATCTTGATGATGAAGATTTAGATGCACCAACTAACTTAGAAGATGACCTTTTCGATGATGAAGATGATTTAGATCTAATTGATGGCGAAATGGAAGATTTCGATGTTGAAGAGTTAATGAATCCTGATAATTTAAAACTAGAATCTGAGGAATCGGATGAAAAAGAAGATGATACTGATGAAGCGGCTGCAGATGATGAAGAATATCAACTTGATGAAATTGATGATTTAGATCTTCATTCGCTTGACTTACAAAGATTTGCTGATGAAGAAGTATTACTTGAGGATACTCAAATTGCTTCGGGAAAAAGTTTAACAAATAAACTTACTGAAACTAATGATATTGTAAAATGGTACATGAGATGAATTGGTAAATATGGAGAACTATTAAAACCGGACGAAGAAAGAAGATTAGCAAAATTAATGGAAAAAGGTGGTTTCAGAGGTAAAAGAGCTAGAGATAAGCTTATTATGAGAAACCTTCGTTTGGTTATAAATAATGCTAAAAAATACAAAAATAGAGGTCTTACTTTTATTGATTTAATTTCAGAAGGAAATGCTGGTATTTTAAAAGCTGTGCAAAAATATAATGTTGAAAAAGGTTTTAAATTTTCAACATATGCAACATGATGAATAAGACAAGCAATTACAAGAGCCGTTGCTGATCAAGCAAGAACAATTAGAGTTCCAGTTCACATGGTAGAAACAATAAATAAAATTACGAAAATCGAAAGAGAATTACAACAAGAATTAGGACACGAACCAACTGATGCTCAAATTGCAAATCGATTTGGTAATGAATATACAGAGGAAAAAGTTAGATACATTAGAAAAATTAACATTGATCCTATTTCATTAGATAAACAAATTGGTAAAGAAAATGATTCATCATTTAGTGATTTTGTTAAAGATGACAGTGTTATGACCCCTGTTGATTTTGCATCGCAAGAACAACTTAGTGAATTGCTTTTGGAATTAATTAATAAGTCATTAGAAAGAGATGAAAGAGAATTAATTTGCAAACGTTTTGGAGTTGGAGTAGATAGTGAAGGTAACAAATATCGTGTTCATTCACTTGATGAATTAGCTAAAGAACGTGGTGGAGTTTCCAAAGAAAGAGTTAGACAAATAGAAAATAAAATCTTAAGAAAACTAAAAAATTCTTCTAAAAACGGAAGACATTTAAGAGATTTTATTAAGAATTAA
- a CDS encoding Nif3-like dinuclear metal center hexameric protein, with the protein MTIKTVVDFLFSKYPLSTKEPWDPSGFSVKFNQSKKLTGVILAIDLTQKVLEEAIKNNCNLIITHHPFKFEKTWDDEDLKAPYKRDIFNKLKHYKISVIAFHTNYDYALEGTSFQIAKQLNLQNYVVFQENGYDCKIKYNTSVNNMINLIKDKLNLEAFRTNIPTAQLDTKISKIAILSGAGYISEVNLFSKKGYELIITSDIKWSDWIVYDQIKAPILDIPHLDEEVFCYDIFQQLKSKFNLENLIIVKHKTPYKNI; encoded by the coding sequence ATGACTATAAAAACTGTTGTTGATTTTCTATTTTCTAAATATCCATTAAGCACAAAAGAACCATGAGATCCAAGCGGGTTTAGTGTCAAATTTAACCAGTCTAAAAAACTTACTGGTGTAATTTTAGCTATTGATTTAACCCAAAAAGTTTTAGAAGAAGCTATTAAGAATAATTGCAATTTAATTATTACTCACCACCCTTTTAAGTTTGAAAAAACTTGAGATGATGAGGATTTAAAAGCACCTTATAAACGTGATATATTTAACAAATTAAAGCATTATAAAATTAGTGTAATTGCATTTCATACCAATTATGATTATGCACTTGAAGGTACATCATTTCAAATTGCAAAACAACTAAATTTACAAAACTATGTAGTTTTTCAAGAGAATGGCTATGATTGTAAAATTAAATATAACACATCAGTAAATAATATGATAAATTTAATAAAAGATAAATTAAATTTGGAAGCATTTCGAACTAATATTCCTACGGCACAACTTGATACGAAAATTAGTAAGATAGCTATTTTATCTGGTGCAGGTTATATTTCTGAGGTTAATTTATTTTCTAAAAAAGGATATGAATTAATAATTACATCTGATATTAAATGAAGTGATTGGATAGTATACGATCAAATAAAAGCACCTATTCTAGATATTCCTCACCTTGATGAAGAAGTATTTTGTTATGATATATTTCAACAATTGAAAAGTAAATTTAATCTAGAAAATTTAATTATTGTAAAACACAAAACACCATACAAAAATATATAA
- a CDS encoding MurR/RpiR family transcriptional regulator, which yields MMNYDYKLKTKEIPLTQGEKQLIKYFDEYKGDTFTDTIVELAKNADVSTSTISRFVKKISFDTYKDFSKYFNGRMKEFKISKQNEHLSLTDQTGKILDNYTQKLNDSINSDNLDKVTEIAKLILNSNRIILFGSGSKSSVATGMSAELSNVGLTVNLVTNFNNLLSIVANAKSGDVVIVYTNKSNSLEFKFISDFAKNKDIKVIIVTSAPAEQFKKIADIVLSYGSVYFFNKFVTARHDIFADVFTNMILMEILNLSSLCSINYRRAQSARQKWKVYQKTKKRTEIEVN from the coding sequence ATGATGAATTATGATTACAAACTTAAAACAAAAGAAATCCCACTAACTCAGGGAGAAAAACAATTGATAAAATATTTTGATGAATATAAGGGTGATACATTTACAGATACAATAGTTGAGTTGGCAAAAAATGCCGATGTTTCAACTTCTACTATTTCTAGATTTGTTAAAAAAATATCATTTGATACATATAAAGATTTTTCAAAATACTTTAACGGAAGAATGAAAGAATTTAAAATTTCGAAGCAGAATGAACATTTAAGTCTAACCGATCAAACCGGTAAAATACTAGACAATTACACACAAAAATTAAACGATTCAATAAATAGTGATAATTTGGATAAAGTTACTGAAATAGCAAAATTAATCCTAAATTCAAATAGAATAATCCTTTTTGGAAGCGGATCAAAAAGTTCGGTGGCTACTGGTATGTCTGCAGAATTATCAAATGTTGGATTAACAGTTAACTTAGTTACAAATTTTAATAACCTTTTATCAATAGTAGCAAATGCAAAGTCAGGGGATGTTGTTATTGTTTATACTAATAAATCTAATTCACTTGAATTTAAATTTATTAGCGATTTTGCCAAAAACAAAGATATTAAAGTTATTATTGTTACAAGTGCTCCAGCTGAACAATTTAAGAAAATAGCTGATATTGTATTATCATATGGTTCAGTTTATTTCTTTAATAAATTTGTTACAGCTAGACATGATATTTTTGCTGATGTATTTACAAATATGATACTTATGGAAATTTTAAATTTATCTTCTTTATGTTCAATCAATTACAGAAGAGCACAAAGTGCTAGACAAAAATGAAAGGTTTATCAAAAAACAAAAAAGAGAACTGAAATCGAAGTTAACTAA